A single genomic interval of Heliangelus exortis chromosome 20, bHelExo1.hap1, whole genome shotgun sequence harbors:
- the TNRC6C gene encoding trinucleotide repeat-containing gene 6C protein isoform X15, which produces MEEKKKKKQEEKKKKEGAQKKAAEQKTKVPEPIKTSLSQPQPAGTGTSTSTSTITNSSNGKRASAPGQQPAASRYLPREVPPRFRQQEQKQLLKRGQPLPTGTLSSTSPAQGTGQAGASPPPQQGAGGQHHPSKTQPALQDEAHTVHSRHIEAGSPGERRGRSRKSSAHNVATPRMVGRLLSPDLSHSGLGDHYENSHWGQQPAFRSEGNCSWDKVIIDRTDKEAWPSITGAETESASECTTDTDSASNCGSENSSMATGSAQGNFTGHTKKTNGNNGANGALVQSTSNQSALGAGGANGNGNSARVWGVAGGSSSGLAHCSASGGDGKMDNMMGDGRSQNCWGASNSNAGINLNLNPNANPAAWPVLGHEGTVGAGNPSSICSPVSAIGQNMGNQNGNPTSTLGAWGNLLPQESTEPQTSTSQNVSFSVQPQNLNTDGPNNTNPMNSSPNPINAMQTNGLPNWGMAVGMGAIIPPHLQGLPGANGTSVSQVSGGSGEGMGSSVWGMSPGNPATGNSNSGFSQGNGDTVNSALSAKQNGSSGAAQKEGNGANAWDSGPPSGPGVLAWGRGGGNSGVGGMHSGAWGHPNRNTSNGVNGEWGKPPNQHSNSDINGKGSTGWDSSSVTSPNPAMQQGSEQINSWAKAAASGTTASEGSNESGGSQNEGSTGREGAGEGRRRDKGMIDQGQVQLPRNDLDPRVLSNTGWGQTPVKQNTAWEFEESPRSERKNDNGTEAWGCAATQSSNSGGKNDGSIMNSTNTSSVSGWVNSPPAAVPTNTGWGDNNNKAPNGPGGWGESASSTTVNNAASAKSGHAWSGTANQEDKSPTWGEPQKPKSQNWGDGQKSNPSWTSGGGDWTDSSSVPGHLGEGKKNGSGWDSDNRSGSGWNDSTRSGTSGWGNGTNSKANTGTSWGESLKPSPQQNWANKPQDNNVSNWGGAASVKQTGSGWVGGPVPAKQKENCEATGWEEPSPPSIRRKMEIDDGTSAWGDPNYNNNKTVNMWDRNNPIIQSSTTTNTTTTSTIINTNMVEPQPSHQSSAQPNRSPLLGPAGWGEMPTVHTKSEASWGEPSSPSAAVDNGTSAWGKPPSSGTGWGENPAESAGTYGRTNAPAAAPALCKPASKSMQEGWGSGGDEVNLSTSQWEDEEGDMWNNTASQESSSSCNSWGNAPKKGLQKGMKTSSKQDEAWIMNRLIKQLTDMGFPREPAEEALKSNNMNLDQAMSALLEKKVEMDKRGMGVTDYNGMVTKPLGCRPPPISKESSMDRPTFLDKDGGLVEEPTTSPFLPSPSLKLPLSNSALPNQTLGGIASGLGMQNLNSSRQIPSGNLGMFGNSGAAQARTMQQPQQPPVQPLNSSQPSLRAQVPQFLSPQVQAQLLQFAAKNIGLSPAQLTSPINNPQHMTMLNQLYQLQLAYQRLQIQQQMLQAQRNVSGPMRQQEQQVARTINNMQQQIQQHQRQLAQALLMKQQPPPPHLSLHPSAGKSAMDSFSPHPQAPGLPDLQTKEQQSSPNTFAPYPLAGLNPNMNVNNMDITGGLSVKDTSQSQSRLPQWTHPNSMDNLSSAASSLDQNSSKHGAIPGGLSIGPPGKSSLDDSYGRYDLIQNSESPASPPVAVPHSWSRAKTDSDKISNGSSINWPPEFHPGVPWKGLQNIDPENDPDVTPGSVPTGPTINTTIQDVNRYLLKSGGKLSDIKSTWSSGPISHTQASLSHELWKVPRNTTAPTRPPPGLNTKPSSTWGASPLGWTSSYSSGSAWSTDSSGRTSSWLVLRNLTPQIDGSTLRTLCLQHGPLITFHLNLTQGNAVVRYSSKEEAAKAQKSLHMCVLGNTTILAEFAGEEEVNRFLAQGQALPPTSSWQSNTGTTQNRLGSSSSSHALVRSDAGHWNPPCLGGKGSSDLLWGGVPQYSSSLWGPPSTDDGRVIGSPTPLNTLLPGDLLSGESI; this is translated from the exons CTCTACAGGATGAGGCTCACACTGTACACAGCCGACATATTGAAGCCGGGAGCCCTGGAGAACGTagaggcaggagcagaaagagCTCTGCACACAATGTAGCGACTCCTAGGATGGTTGGGCGGCTCCTTTCTCCAG ATCTCAGCCACAGTGGATTGGGAGACCATTATGAGAATTCCCACTGGGGACAGCAGCCCGCTTTCAGGAGTGAAGGCAACTGCAGCTGGGATAAAGTGATAATAGACAGGACTGACAAGGAAGCGTGGCCTTCCATTACCGGAGCTGAGACTGAGTCTGCCTCAGAATGTACTACAGACACTGACTCTGCCTCCAACTGTGGCTCAGAGAACAGTAGCATGGCTACAGGGAGTGCCCAAGGCAACTTCACTGGACATACAAAGAAAACTAATGGCAATAATGGCGCCAACGGAGCACTCGTCCAAAGCACTTCTAACCAGAGTGCCCTTGGAGCTGGTGGAGCAAATGGTAATGGCAACTCAGCCAGAGTGTGGGGGGTGGCTGGGGGCTCCAGCTCTGGCCTAGCTCACTGCTCTGCCAGTGGTGGGGATGGAAAGATGGACAACATGATGGGAGATGGTAGAAGTCAGAACTGCTGGGGTGCTTCCAACTCGAATGCTGGCATTAATCTTAACCTTAACCCTAATGCCAATCCAGCTGCCTGGCCTGTACTTGGACATGAAGGAACTGTGGGAGCAGGCAACCCTTCCAGTATTTGCAGTCCAGTCAGTGCCATAGGTCAGAACATGGGCAACCAGAATGGGAACCCAACAAGCACCTTAGGTGCTTGGGGAAACTTGCTGCCGCAAGAGAGCACAGAACCACAAACGTCCACTTCTCAGAATGTGTCTTTCAGCGTACAACCTCAGAACCTTAACACTGATGGACCAAATAACACTAACCCCATGAACTCTTCACCAAACCCTATCAATGCAATGCAGACAAATGGACTGCCGAACTGGGGGATGGCTGTTGGGATGGGGGCCATCATCCCGCCCCACCTGCAAGGCCTTCCTGGTGCTAATGGAACATCAGTTTCTCAAGTCAGCGGGGGCAGTGGTGAAGGGATGGGCAGTTCAGTGTGGGGGATGTCCCCAGGTAATCCTGCCACAGGAAACAGCAATTCTGGGTTCAGTCAGGGGAATGGAGACACTGTGAACTCAGCATTAAGTGCTAAACAAAACGGATCCAGCGGCGCTGCGCAGAAGGAGGGGAACGGGGCGAACGCGTGGGATTCGGGGCCTCCTTCTGGTCCTGGGGTACTGGCGTGGGGCAGGGGTGGTGGCAACAGTGGTGTTGGTGGCATGCATTCTGGAGCTTGGGGCCACCCCAACCGGAACACCAGTAATGGTGTGAACGGGGAATGGGGCAAACCCCCAAACCAGCATTCCAATAGCGACATCAACGGGAAAGGATCAACAGGGTGGGACAGCTCCAGTGTTACCAGTCCCAATCCTGCCATGCAGCAGGGCAGTGAACAAATAAACTCTTGGGCCAAAGCTGCAGCCTCTGGCACCACAGCTAGTGAAGGAAGTAACGAGAGCGGTGGGAGTCAAAATGAAGGCAGTACcgggagggagggggctggagagggcaggaggagagacAAAGGGATGATAGACCAAGGGCAAGTTCAGTTGCCAAGAAATGACCTTGACCCCAGGGTCCTGTCCAATACGGGGTGGGGACAAACCCCCGTAAAGCAAAACACTGCCTGGGAATTTGAAGAGTCCCCAAGGTCTGAACGAAAGAATGACAATGGAACAGAGGCCTGGGGTTGTGCAGCTACTCAATCTTCAAACTCAGGGGGGAAGAACGATGGGTCCATCATGAACAGTACAAATACCTCTTCAGTATCTGGGTGGGTCAACTCTCCACCGGCAGCTGTTCcaacaaatacaggttggggAGACAATAACAACAAAGCACCAAATGGCccaggggggtggggagagtCAGCAAGCTCTACTACTGTTAATAATGCTGCTTCTGCCAAAAGCGGCCACGCGTGGAGTGGGACCGCGAATCAGGAGGACAAATCACCTACCTGGGGTGAACCTCAGAAACCCAAATCTCAGAACTGGGGAGATGGACAGAAATCAAATCCAAGCTGGACTTCAGGAGGTGGAGACTGGACAGATTCATCATCTGTTCCTGGACACTTGGGTGAGGGGAAGAAGAATGGGTCTGGATGGGATTCTGACAATAGATCAGGGTCTGGTTGGAATGATTCCACGAGGTCTGGGACCAGCGGGTGGGGAAATGGCACAAACAGCAAGGCTAATACAGGTACAAGTTGGGGGGAATCTTTAAAGCCAAGCCCCCAACAAAATTGGGCTAATAAACCCCAGGACAACAATGTGAGTAACTGGGGAGGAGCTGCTTCTGTAAAACAGACTGGGTCAGGGTGGGTTGGTGGGCCAGTGCCAGCCAAACAAAAAGAGAACTGTGAGGCAACTGGCTGGGAAGAGCCATCTCCACCGTCCATTCGCCGCAAGATGGAAATCGATGATGGTACCTCAGCTTGGGGCGACCCGAattacaacaacaacaagacTGTAAACATGTGGGATAGAAATAACCCTATAATTCAGAGCAGTACCAcaaccaacaccaccaccactaGCACCATTATCAACACAAATATGGTTGAACCTCAGCCATCGCACCAGTCAAGTGCCCAGCCGAACCGGTCCCCACTGCTTGGTCCAG CAGGCTGGGGAGAGATGCCTACTGTCCACACAAAGAGTGAAGCTTCTTGGGGAGAGCCATCATCCCCTTCTGCTGCAGTTGATAATGGCACTTCAGCATGGGGGAAACCCCCCAGCAGTGGTACAGGGTGGGGAGAGAATCCTGCTGAGTCAGCAGGGACATATGGAAGAACAaatgctccagctgctgccccagcactgtGCAAACCAG cttcaAAATCTATGCAAGAAGGCTGGGGCAGTGGTGGGGATGAAGTGAATCTCAGTACTAGTCAGTGGGAAGATGAGGAAGGAGATATGTGGAATAATACTGCTTCACAAGAGAGCAGCTCCTCCTGTAATTCCTGGGGAAATGCCCCGAAGAAAGGACTTCAAAAG GGCATGAAGACATCTAGCAAGCAAGATGAGGCCTGGATCATGAACCGTCTGATAAAACAGCTCACAGACATGGGCTTCCCT AGAGAGCCAGCGGAAGAGGCCTTGAAGAGCAACAATATGAATCTCGATCAGGCCATGA GTGCTCTGCTGGAAAAGAAGGTGGAAATGGACAAGCGTGGAATGGGAGTGACTGACTACAATGGAATGGTCACCAAACCCCTTGGCTGCCGCCCACCACCAATCTCCAAAGAGTCTTCCATGGACCGCCCCACCTTCCTTGACAAG GATGGCGGCCTAGTGGAAGAGCCCACTACTTCACCATTTTTGCCTTCACCAAGCCTGAAGCTCCCCCTTTCAAACAGTGCACTCCCTAATCAGACCCTGGGCGGGATTGCCTCAGGGCTGGGCATGCAAAACTTGAATTCTTCTAGACAG ATACCGAGTGGCAATCTGGGTATGTTTGGCAATAGCGGAGCAGCACAAGCCAGGACCATGCAGCAGCCGCAGCAACCGCCAGTGCAACCTCTTAATTCATCCCAGCCTAGTCTTCGTGCTCAAGTGCCTCAGTTTCTATCCCCTCAG GTTCAAGCACAGCTTTTGCAGTTTGCAGCAAAAAACATTGGTCTCAGCCCTGCACAGTTAACCTCGCCAATTAATAATCCTCAGCATATGACGATGTTGAACCAGCTCTATCAGCTGCAGCTG GCGTACCAACGTTTACAAATCCAGCAGCAGATGTTACAGGCTCAGCGTAATGTTTCCGGACCCATGAGACAACAGGAGCAGCAA GTTGCACGTACAATCAATAACATGCAGCAGCAGATCCAGCAGCACCAGCGCCAGCTGGCCCAGGCCCTGCTTAtgaagcagcagcctccccCTCCACATCTCTCTTTGCACCCCTCTGCAGGCAAATCAGCCATGGATAGCTTTTCACCCCATCCCCAGGCTCCCGGCCTACCTGACCTGCAGACCAAAGAGCAACAGTCTTCACCGAACACCTTTGCTCCTTACCCTCTTG CTGGACTGAACCCGAACATGAATGTAAATAACATGGACATTACTGGTGGTTTGTCAGTGAAGGACACTTCTCAGTCCCAGTCTCGCCTTCCTCAGTGGACACACCCCAACTCAATGGATAATCTCTCTAGTGCTGCTTCTTCTCTTGACCAGAACTCCAGCAAGCACG GTGCTATACCTGGAGGTTTAAGTATTGGTCCTCCGGGCAAGTCCTCCCTCGATGACTCTTACGGCCGGTATGATCTGATTCAGAACAGTGAATCTCCTGCCAGTCCACCTGTAGCTGTTCCTCACAGCTGGTCACGTGCCAAAACTGATAGTGATAAAATTTCCAATGGCTCCAGCATAAACTGGCCACCAg AGTTTCATCCAGGAGTGCCATGGAAAGGTCTGCAGAACATTGATCCTGAAAATGACCCTGATGTTactcctggaagtgttccaacTGGGCCAACCATAAACACCACGATACAGGATGTTAATCGCTATCTTCTCAAGAGTGGAG GTAAATTGTCAGACATCAAGTCTACGTGGTCCTCTGGCCCAATCTCTCACACACAAGCCTCTCTATCCCATGAACTATGGAAGGTACCCAGAAACACTACTGCTCCTACAAGACCACCTCCAGGCTTAAACACCAAGCCATCATCTACGTGGGGTGCCAGTCCCCTGGGTTGGACCAGCTCTTACTCCTCTG GTTCTGCATGGAGTACTGACAGCTCAGGGAGAACAAGCAGCTGGCTGGTTCTTCGAAACCTCACCCCCCAG ATTGATGGCTCCACACTGAGGACACTGTGTTTGCAACATGGCCCTCTGATAACATTCCACTTGAACCTGACACAAGGGAATGCTGTGGTCCGATACAGTTCCAAGGAAGAAGCAGCCAAGGCCCAAAAGTCTCTGCATAT GTGTGTCCTGGGAAACACTACCATCCTGGCCGAGTTTGCTGGTGAGGAAGAAGTCAACCGTTTCTTAGCACAAGGCCAGGCACTGCCACCCACCTCCAGCTGGCAGTCCAACACTGGAACCACCCAGAACCGCCtgggctcctccagcagctcccacgCTTTGGTGCGCAGCGACGCCGGGCACTGGAACCCCCCCTGCC
- the TNRC6C gene encoding trinucleotide repeat-containing gene 6C protein isoform X2, giving the protein MEEKKKKKQEEKKKKEGAQKKAAEQKTKVPEPIKTSLSQPQPAGTGTSTSTSTITNSSNGKRASAPGQQPAASRYLPREVPPRFRQQEQKQLLKRGQPLPTGTLSSTSPAQGTGQAGASPPPQQGAGGQHHPSKTQPALQDEAHTVHSRHIEAGSPGERRGRSRKSSAHNVATPRMVGRLLSPDLSHSGLGDHYENSHWGQQPAFRSEGNCSWDKVIIDRTDKEAWPSITGAETESASECTTDTDSASNCGSENSSMATGSAQGNFTGHTKKTNGNNGANGALVQSTSNQSALGAGGANGNGNSARVWGVAGGSSSGLAHCSASGGDGKMDNMMGDGRSQNCWGASNSNAGINLNLNPNANPAAWPVLGHEGTVGAGNPSSICSPVSAIGQNMGNQNGNPTSTLGAWGNLLPQESTEPQTSTSQNVSFSVQPQNLNTDGPNNTNPMNSSPNPINAMQTNGLPNWGMAVGMGAIIPPHLQGLPGANGTSVSQVSGGSGEGMGSSVWGMSPGNPATGNSNSGFSQGNGDTVNSALSAKQNGSSGAAQKEGNGANAWDSGPPSGPGVLAWGRGGGNSGVGGMHSGAWGHPNRNTSNGVNGEWGKPPNQHSNSDINGKGSTGWDSSSVTSPNPAMQQGSEQINSWAKAAASGTTASEGSNESGGSQNEGSTGREGAGEGRRRDKGMIDQGQVQLPRNDLDPRVLSNTGWGQTPVKQNTAWEFEESPRSERKNDNGTEAWGCAATQSSNSGGKNDGSIMNSTNTSSVSGWVNSPPAAVPTNTGWGDNNNKAPNGPGGWGESASSTTVNNAASAKSGHAWSGTANQEDKSPTWGEPQKPKSQNWGDGQKSNPSWTSGGGDWTDSSSVPGHLGEGKKNGSGWDSDNRSGSGWNDSTRSGTSGWGNGTNSKANTGTSWGESLKPSPQQNWANKPQDNNVSNWGGAASVKQTGSGWVGGPVPAKQKENCEATGWEEPSPPSIRRKMEIDDGTSAWGDPNYNNNKTVNMWDRNNPIIQSSTTTNTTTTSTIINTNMVEPQPSHQSSAQPNRSPLLGPGWGEMPTVHTKSEASWGEPSSPSAAVDNGTSAWGKPPSSGTGWGENPAESAGTYGRTNAPAAAPALCKPASKSMQEGWGSGGDEVNLSTSQWEDEEGDMWNNTASQESSSSCNSWGNAPKKGLQKPKTNPRLSLGTFWRTERKRLLKDFVIEKLHRDLLKGMKTSSKQDEAWIMNRLIKQLTDMGFPREPAEEALKSNNMNLDQAMSALLEKKVEMDKRGMGVTDYNGMVTKPLGCRPPPISKESSMDRPTFLDKLTLSFSNQDGGLVEEPTTSPFLPSPSLKLPLSNSALPNQTLGGIASGLGMQNLNSSRQIPSGNLGMFGNSGAAQARTMQQPQQPPVQPLNSSQPSLRAQVPQFLSPQVQAQLLQFAAKNIGLSPAQLTSPINNPQHMTMLNQLYQLQLAYQRLQIQQQMLQAQRNVSGPMRQQEQQVARTINNMQQQIQQHQRQLAQALLMKQQPPPPHLSLHPSAGKSAMDSFSPHPQAPGLPDLQTKEQQSSPNTFAPYPLAGLNPNMNVNNMDITGGLSVKDTSQSQSRLPQWTHPNSMDNLSSAASSLDQNSSKHGAIPGGLSIGPPGKSSLDDSYGRYDLIQNSESPASPPVAVPHSWSRAKTDSDKISNGSSINWPPEFHPGVPWKGLQNIDPENDPDVTPGSVPTGPTINTTIQDVNRYLLKSGGSSPTSSQNATLPSSSAWPLSASGYSSSFSSIASAPSIAGKLSDIKSTWSSGPISHTQASLSHELWKVPRNTTAPTRPPPGLNTKPSSTWGASPLGWTSSYSSGSAWSTDSSGRTSSWLVLRNLTPQIDGSTLRTLCLQHGPLITFHLNLTQGNAVVRYSSKEEAAKAQKSLHMCVLGNTTILAEFAGEEEVNRFLAQGQALPPTSSWQSNTGTTQNRLGSSSSSHALVRSDAGHWNPPCLGGKGSSDLLWGGVPQYSSSLWGPPSTDDGRVIGSPTPLNTLLPGDLLSGESI; this is encoded by the exons CTCTACAGGATGAGGCTCACACTGTACACAGCCGACATATTGAAGCCGGGAGCCCTGGAGAACGTagaggcaggagcagaaagagCTCTGCACACAATGTAGCGACTCCTAGGATGGTTGGGCGGCTCCTTTCTCCAG ATCTCAGCCACAGTGGATTGGGAGACCATTATGAGAATTCCCACTGGGGACAGCAGCCCGCTTTCAGGAGTGAAGGCAACTGCAGCTGGGATAAAGTGATAATAGACAGGACTGACAAGGAAGCGTGGCCTTCCATTACCGGAGCTGAGACTGAGTCTGCCTCAGAATGTACTACAGACACTGACTCTGCCTCCAACTGTGGCTCAGAGAACAGTAGCATGGCTACAGGGAGTGCCCAAGGCAACTTCACTGGACATACAAAGAAAACTAATGGCAATAATGGCGCCAACGGAGCACTCGTCCAAAGCACTTCTAACCAGAGTGCCCTTGGAGCTGGTGGAGCAAATGGTAATGGCAACTCAGCCAGAGTGTGGGGGGTGGCTGGGGGCTCCAGCTCTGGCCTAGCTCACTGCTCTGCCAGTGGTGGGGATGGAAAGATGGACAACATGATGGGAGATGGTAGAAGTCAGAACTGCTGGGGTGCTTCCAACTCGAATGCTGGCATTAATCTTAACCTTAACCCTAATGCCAATCCAGCTGCCTGGCCTGTACTTGGACATGAAGGAACTGTGGGAGCAGGCAACCCTTCCAGTATTTGCAGTCCAGTCAGTGCCATAGGTCAGAACATGGGCAACCAGAATGGGAACCCAACAAGCACCTTAGGTGCTTGGGGAAACTTGCTGCCGCAAGAGAGCACAGAACCACAAACGTCCACTTCTCAGAATGTGTCTTTCAGCGTACAACCTCAGAACCTTAACACTGATGGACCAAATAACACTAACCCCATGAACTCTTCACCAAACCCTATCAATGCAATGCAGACAAATGGACTGCCGAACTGGGGGATGGCTGTTGGGATGGGGGCCATCATCCCGCCCCACCTGCAAGGCCTTCCTGGTGCTAATGGAACATCAGTTTCTCAAGTCAGCGGGGGCAGTGGTGAAGGGATGGGCAGTTCAGTGTGGGGGATGTCCCCAGGTAATCCTGCCACAGGAAACAGCAATTCTGGGTTCAGTCAGGGGAATGGAGACACTGTGAACTCAGCATTAAGTGCTAAACAAAACGGATCCAGCGGCGCTGCGCAGAAGGAGGGGAACGGGGCGAACGCGTGGGATTCGGGGCCTCCTTCTGGTCCTGGGGTACTGGCGTGGGGCAGGGGTGGTGGCAACAGTGGTGTTGGTGGCATGCATTCTGGAGCTTGGGGCCACCCCAACCGGAACACCAGTAATGGTGTGAACGGGGAATGGGGCAAACCCCCAAACCAGCATTCCAATAGCGACATCAACGGGAAAGGATCAACAGGGTGGGACAGCTCCAGTGTTACCAGTCCCAATCCTGCCATGCAGCAGGGCAGTGAACAAATAAACTCTTGGGCCAAAGCTGCAGCCTCTGGCACCACAGCTAGTGAAGGAAGTAACGAGAGCGGTGGGAGTCAAAATGAAGGCAGTACcgggagggagggggctggagagggcaggaggagagacAAAGGGATGATAGACCAAGGGCAAGTTCAGTTGCCAAGAAATGACCTTGACCCCAGGGTCCTGTCCAATACGGGGTGGGGACAAACCCCCGTAAAGCAAAACACTGCCTGGGAATTTGAAGAGTCCCCAAGGTCTGAACGAAAGAATGACAATGGAACAGAGGCCTGGGGTTGTGCAGCTACTCAATCTTCAAACTCAGGGGGGAAGAACGATGGGTCCATCATGAACAGTACAAATACCTCTTCAGTATCTGGGTGGGTCAACTCTCCACCGGCAGCTGTTCcaacaaatacaggttggggAGACAATAACAACAAAGCACCAAATGGCccaggggggtggggagagtCAGCAAGCTCTACTACTGTTAATAATGCTGCTTCTGCCAAAAGCGGCCACGCGTGGAGTGGGACCGCGAATCAGGAGGACAAATCACCTACCTGGGGTGAACCTCAGAAACCCAAATCTCAGAACTGGGGAGATGGACAGAAATCAAATCCAAGCTGGACTTCAGGAGGTGGAGACTGGACAGATTCATCATCTGTTCCTGGACACTTGGGTGAGGGGAAGAAGAATGGGTCTGGATGGGATTCTGACAATAGATCAGGGTCTGGTTGGAATGATTCCACGAGGTCTGGGACCAGCGGGTGGGGAAATGGCACAAACAGCAAGGCTAATACAGGTACAAGTTGGGGGGAATCTTTAAAGCCAAGCCCCCAACAAAATTGGGCTAATAAACCCCAGGACAACAATGTGAGTAACTGGGGAGGAGCTGCTTCTGTAAAACAGACTGGGTCAGGGTGGGTTGGTGGGCCAGTGCCAGCCAAACAAAAAGAGAACTGTGAGGCAACTGGCTGGGAAGAGCCATCTCCACCGTCCATTCGCCGCAAGATGGAAATCGATGATGGTACCTCAGCTTGGGGCGACCCGAattacaacaacaacaagacTGTAAACATGTGGGATAGAAATAACCCTATAATTCAGAGCAGTACCAcaaccaacaccaccaccactaGCACCATTATCAACACAAATATGGTTGAACCTCAGCCATCGCACCAGTCAAGTGCCCAGCCGAACCGGTCCCCACTGCTTGGTCCAG GCTGGGGAGAGATGCCTACTGTCCACACAAAGAGTGAAGCTTCTTGGGGAGAGCCATCATCCCCTTCTGCTGCAGTTGATAATGGCACTTCAGCATGGGGGAAACCCCCCAGCAGTGGTACAGGGTGGGGAGAGAATCCTGCTGAGTCAGCAGGGACATATGGAAGAACAaatgctccagctgctgccccagcactgtGCAAACCAG cttcaAAATCTATGCAAGAAGGCTGGGGCAGTGGTGGGGATGAAGTGAATCTCAGTACTAGTCAGTGGGAAGATGAGGAAGGAGATATGTGGAATAATACTGCTTCACAAGAGAGCAGCTCCTCCTGTAATTCCTGGGGAAATGCCCCGAAGAAAGGACTTCAAAAG CCCAAAACAAATCCACGCTTGTCCCTTGGTACTTTCTGGAGAACTGAAAGGAAGAGACTTCTTAAGGATTTTGTGATAGAAAAGCTGCACAGAGATCTTTTAAAG GGCATGAAGACATCTAGCAAGCAAGATGAGGCCTGGATCATGAACCGTCTGATAAAACAGCTCACAGACATGGGCTTCCCT AGAGAGCCAGCGGAAGAGGCCTTGAAGAGCAACAATATGAATCTCGATCAGGCCATGA GTGCTCTGCTGGAAAAGAAGGTGGAAATGGACAAGCGTGGAATGGGAGTGACTGACTACAATGGAATGGTCACCAAACCCCTTGGCTGCCGCCCACCACCAATCTCCAAAGAGTCTTCCATGGACCGCCCCACCTTCCTTGACAAG CTCACCCTTTCTTTCTCCAATCAGGATGGCGGCCTAGTGGAAGAGCCCACTACTTCACCATTTTTGCCTTCACCAAGCCTGAAGCTCCCCCTTTCAAACAGTGCACTCCCTAATCAGACCCTGGGCGGGATTGCCTCAGGGCTGGGCATGCAAAACTTGAATTCTTCTAGACAG ATACCGAGTGGCAATCTGGGTATGTTTGGCAATAGCGGAGCAGCACAAGCCAGGACCATGCAGCAGCCGCAGCAACCGCCAGTGCAACCTCTTAATTCATCCCAGCCTAGTCTTCGTGCTCAAGTGCCTCAGTTTCTATCCCCTCAG GTTCAAGCACAGCTTTTGCAGTTTGCAGCAAAAAACATTGGTCTCAGCCCTGCACAGTTAACCTCGCCAATTAATAATCCTCAGCATATGACGATGTTGAACCAGCTCTATCAGCTGCAGCTG GCGTACCAACGTTTACAAATCCAGCAGCAGATGTTACAGGCTCAGCGTAATGTTTCCGGACCCATGAGACAACAGGAGCAGCAA GTTGCACGTACAATCAATAACATGCAGCAGCAGATCCAGCAGCACCAGCGCCAGCTGGCCCAGGCCCTGCTTAtgaagcagcagcctccccCTCCACATCTCTCTTTGCACCCCTCTGCAGGCAAATCAGCCATGGATAGCTTTTCACCCCATCCCCAGGCTCCCGGCCTACCTGACCTGCAGACCAAAGAGCAACAGTCTTCACCGAACACCTTTGCTCCTTACCCTCTTG CTGGACTGAACCCGAACATGAATGTAAATAACATGGACATTACTGGTGGTTTGTCAGTGAAGGACACTTCTCAGTCCCAGTCTCGCCTTCCTCAGTGGACACACCCCAACTCAATGGATAATCTCTCTAGTGCTGCTTCTTCTCTTGACCAGAACTCCAGCAAGCACG GTGCTATACCTGGAGGTTTAAGTATTGGTCCTCCGGGCAAGTCCTCCCTCGATGACTCTTACGGCCGGTATGATCTGATTCAGAACAGTGAATCTCCTGCCAGTCCACCTGTAGCTGTTCCTCACAGCTGGTCACGTGCCAAAACTGATAGTGATAAAATTTCCAATGGCTCCAGCATAAACTGGCCACCAg AGTTTCATCCAGGAGTGCCATGGAAAGGTCTGCAGAACATTGATCCTGAAAATGACCCTGATGTTactcctggaagtgttccaacTGGGCCAACCATAAACACCACGATACAGGATGTTAATCGCTATCTTCTCAAGAGTGGAG GGTCATCCCCAACATCATCTCAGAATGCCACGCTGCCTTCATCGAGTGCCTGGCCGCTTAGTGCCTCCGGCTACAGTAGCTCTTTCAGCAGCATTGCATCTGCACCTAGCATTGCAG GTAAATTGTCAGACATCAAGTCTACGTGGTCCTCTGGCCCAATCTCTCACACACAAGCCTCTCTATCCCATGAACTATGGAAGGTACCCAGAAACACTACTGCTCCTACAAGACCACCTCCAGGCTTAAACACCAAGCCATCATCTACGTGGGGTGCCAGTCCCCTGGGTTGGACCAGCTCTTACTCCTCTG GTTCTGCATGGAGTACTGACAGCTCAGGGAGAACAAGCAGCTGGCTGGTTCTTCGAAACCTCACCCCCCAG ATTGATGGCTCCACACTGAGGACACTGTGTTTGCAACATGGCCCTCTGATAACATTCCACTTGAACCTGACACAAGGGAATGCTGTGGTCCGATACAGTTCCAAGGAAGAAGCAGCCAAGGCCCAAAAGTCTCTGCATAT GTGTGTCCTGGGAAACACTACCATCCTGGCCGAGTTTGCTGGTGAGGAAGAAGTCAACCGTTTCTTAGCACAAGGCCAGGCACTGCCACCCACCTCCAGCTGGCAGTCCAACACTGGAACCACCCAGAACCGCCtgggctcctccagcagctcccacgCTTTGGTGCGCAGCGACGCCGGGCACTGGAACCCCCCCTGCC